TAAACTACAGGCCATTATCTTCGACAAGACCGGCACGCTCACCGAGGGCAAGCCGCAAGTGGTAGAAATAGTGATCAGTGAACGGTGGGCAGTGAACAGTCAGACTGAACACTCCCAACTGCCCACCGATTACTTTCTAAAGTTGGTCGCTTCTGCAGAGCAGTCGTCAGAACACCCGCTGATGGATTCAGTGACCAGGCCAGTTCACTGGAAGGCGCGGGGCGCACGGTGGTGTACGCCGCCGCCAACGGCAAGTTTGCGGGCTTTATCGCAATCGCCGACGCGGTGCGGCCCAACGCCAAACTCGCGGTAGAGAAATTGACTTCAATGGGCGTGCAGGTTGCCATGCTCACCGGCGACAATCGTGCTACCGCTGAACGCATCGCAGGCGAACTGGGAATCAAAACGGTCTTCGCCGAAGTCTTGCCGGGCCAGAAAGCCGACAAAGTGAAGGAACTGCAATCGCAGGGCAAGTTAGTGGCAATGGTGGGCGACGGAATCAACGACGCCCCCGCGCTGGCGCAAGCCGACGTGGGCATCGCCATCGGCGCGGGTACCGATGTGGCGATGGAGACCGCCGATGTGGTACTGATGAAGTCCGACCCGTTCGACGTGATCGGTGCAATCACCCTTAGCCGGGCCACCTTGCGCAAGATGCACCAGAACCTGTGGTGGGCGGCGGGCTACAACACCATCGCCTTCCCCATCGCCGCCGGGTTGTTTTATCCAGCTTTTGGGTTGATATTGCGCCCGGAGATCGCCGCCATCTCCATGTCCGGCTCGTCCCTGCTCGTGGCGATCAATGCGTTGATGTTGAAGAACACGAAGCTGGAGGGGATTAAGGCCAAGCCGTAGCGAAGCCGTAACCTTCATCGAATCTTCACCCGTTCCGCATTGGCTCTTCACTCAACTTGGCTACACTGGCTCACAGTCAAGCTGAGAGGAGTGTGCTTATGAACAACAACGTCAAATTCATTGCTAAGGGATTGCTGGCCCTCGTCGTCGCGCTGATGTTGAGCGCGTGCAGTGTTGCGCAGCCTCTTGCCAATTATCAACCGACTCCCGCGCCGGGCTACAGTTATGGGTCGGGCGGCATGATGGATGGTGGGGGAATGATGGGTGGCGGACACATGGGCGGTGGGATGATGGGAGGAGGGGGGATGATGGGCGGGTATGGCTATGGTCAATCTGCCCCAACCGCCGTGCCGACACCTGTAGGTGCGACCCCTGTTCCAGTGGACGAGGAAATTCAAATCACCGCTCTCAATCTGCGCTTCACCCCGGCGGAGATCGTCGTCAGACCCGGCGAGACCGTGCGCTTCGTGGTGACCAACGACGACCCGTATCTGCACAACTTCGTCAGCCAGGAGGCGGGCATCCCCTTCCTGAACCTGCCTGGCAACACTACGCAAACTGTAACCTGGACAGCACCTGCCGCCGAGGGCACTTACACGGCGCTCTGCACACTCCATCCGGGGATGGGCCTCTCCATCAGCGTCAAAGATTAACCGTTTCTCATCACCCTTTCAAAACTCGACACCAGATCTGTGATCCTTGCATAGGCTAAATGGCGGGTAACAAATGCGCTATTTAACGCCTCCCCTTTGACCGCCAGCGCGCTAGACTACAACCGAACACTAAGATTCGACCATCAACATTCCAACCGTAGATAGGAGAGATGCACATGCCACACAAAGATCGCGAAGCACATAAGCGTGCCCGCCAGCGCGAGCAAAGAATCCGCGCCATTGCTTTTGCCGGGATCGGC
This DNA window, taken from Chloroflexota bacterium, encodes the following:
- a CDS encoding cupredoxin domain-containing protein, whose protein sequence is MNNNVKFIAKGLLALVVALMLSACSVAQPLANYQPTPAPGYSYGSGGMMDGGGMMGGGHMGGGMMGGGGMMGGYGYGQSAPTAVPTPVGATPVPVDEEIQITALNLRFTPAEIVVRPGETVRFVVTNDDPYLHNFVSQEAGIPFLNLPGNTTQTVTWTAPAAEGTYTALCTLHPGMGLSISVKD